GGGTCGCGGCGCCGCCCGGCGGGCGTTCGAGACCGTCGGGGCAGAGCACGGCGGCGGCGCCCGCGTCGGCGACCATGCCGCGCAGCCGCTCCTCGGGGAAGGCCGGGTCGAGCACCAGGTAACCGGCGCCGGCCTTGAGCACGGCCAGCAGCGCGACCACCAGCTCGACGCCGCGCTCCATGCGCACACCGACCAGGCGGCCGGCCACGCCACCGAGCCCGGCCGCCTGTGCGCCGGCCACGTCGCGGAGCCAGGCCGCCCGTGCGTCGGCCCGCGCGTCCAGCTCGGCGTAGGTCAGCCGGTCGGCGCCGCAGACCAGCGCCGTCCTGCCGGGCGTGCGGGCCGCCTGAGCCGCGAAGGCCTCGTGAACCAGCTCGCTCACCACGGTCAGTCCCGCGCGAGGCTCGCCGGGCGCAGGTCGGTCCAATGTGTCTCGATGTGCTCCAGGCACGCGGCGCGCGGGCTCGCCGCCAGCGCCACCCGCCAGCCCGCCGGCACGTCGAGGCCCGCGGGCCACAGCGAGTGCTGGTTCTCCTCGTTCACGAGCACCAGGTAGGTGCCGTTCTCGTCCTCGAAGGGGTTGGTCGTCACGTCAGCCTCCCGCGGGTTGTCTCTCCAGGTCGGGCGTCAGCACGTCGATGTCGCGTACGGCGCGGCGGGCCAGCCCCCACAGGGCGGCGCCGGCGCCGAGCAGGCCGGCGATCAGCAGCATGGCGGCCATGCCGCTGCCCGGCCCCGCCCCCACGAGGGGACGCAGCAGGCCCGCCAGGCCGGTGCCGGCCGCGGCCTGGGGCTCGAAGACGTGGTCGGCGAGCGGCCCCGAGAACGCCATGGCGATGGGGGAGGAGATCTGCGAGACGAACATGACGGCCCCGAACACCCGCCCCTGCCGCTCCTCCGGCACCTTGGTCTGGATGATCGACTGCATCGAGCCGTTCACGATCGGCATGATCAGCGCCCCGG
The nucleotide sequence above comes from Nonomuraea gerenzanensis. Encoded proteins:
- a CDS encoding MbtH family protein → MTTNPFEDENGTYLVLVNEENQHSLWPAGLDVPAGWRVALAASPRAACLEHIETHWTDLRPASLARD